One window from the genome of Paramisgurnus dabryanus chromosome 24, PD_genome_1.1, whole genome shotgun sequence encodes:
- the nisch gene encoding nischarin isoform X1, whose product MDASSLLDQIAEKRVCIVGSELVDNYTVYIIEVKVGDHSWTVKHRYSDFHDLHEKLTAEKKIDKHLLPPKKILGKNSKSLVEKRQKELEVYLQTLLSSFPSSTPKVLSNFLHYHLYEINGIAAGLAEELFHKGEQLLAAGEVFVLRPLQLYAVTQQLKQAKPTCANGDAKTDLGHILDFTCRLKYLKIPGMKGAVGASNIEEQSLPFDLSIFKALLQIEISDCDVGQIEGLPYLRPTLATLNIHRSASSMKEILVPEASEFAQWEPEGVHTDCPVTAIVSKWKTLTTLDMSRNFIRCIDESMKLIPAVEFLDLSHNELSSVENLQHLYNLVHLDLSFNKLTVMEGVHTKLGNIKTLNLAGNQMETLSGLSKLYSLVNLDLSSNKLGQLDEIKHIAALPCLEKLALANNPMCIIPDYRTKVLAQFCDRASEVCLDGTTTTEKEFDTVEVLKAIQKAKEAKNRMANNEKKVSDAPGPAEGGPQSSSSSASPSLSRSTCSSQDITCKEKKIVTKEILTPVDSTFTQRCYDVYNTTCDVDPQVKTDSCLSPEVTRESGSSCCCEDVWKPWTTSLSNLHLPPSLLLYNKTNQDFTNKLSALINQSDREESTPKPPITTSLEVTDQDCPRSGDGYFEMSVDDSQEIMGCSSSNLSDDVKKDSDDVNIVVWSFCVSVGEGLSQRPSCLVATNGSLVVFNARLEEPASTLEELMENLEKDLVVLYSDIVSFQFEIPDVCVSLKVKCSNTRWFFFADTQSLNEIHSYVSPQVNQINVSATSNVKLFVRQFINSWDFEGNEGSVKGGHLIHFFNFDSKSTSDKVPNTSDVLSQIRDKDQTSKPTMLFMTSRHFCVLKVDFIALAGRDPSEANALRSCSKMIRIPLSYMFLDPRQSCSCRNSTFGGFRGDHVVELMAGHERLTVIFALPKEKFTFLRDFAWLRSNLREIKTITLQRHLRVGSCNDSSITNQGYPNTSVPQDAGRPHLSLSLLYPATSLIQQLTEDNQCPSHLTLSPSLLFLSSLKGEQLVHFFRDNIAEVENEELKMILWTSVLFYTSPDVETSACALLSTRAIYLILDDSAAMLANQSMMWTWQPSEQIDSDFFISYNFTIKLKDLQSVNVGLFDQYFRIVGPTADQIISCLTRDGYGTHRFLQQLMMVLSLLEKVPSPEPSEMDFYSQFGNKSTGKMENYELVHSSKVKFVYPSEEEIGDLTFIVAERKSPQPPSHSFNILLYVLVFQVHVIPDQTGKNRSLLQPKTLILTSTDVFLLDEDHISYPLPEFAKEPPQRDKYRLTDARRIRDLDRVLMGYQTYPQALTLVFDDVPGPDLLCHLTMDHFAEQEGRGDRTQGGAEGEVQWCIFVPGADSRERLISILARQWEALCSRELPVELTG is encoded by the exons ATGGACGCGTCAAGTTTGTTAGATCAGATCGCGGAGAAACGCGTTTGCATCGTCGGGTCCGAGCTGGTGGACAATTACACG GTTTACATCATTGAAGTCAAAGTTGGAGATCACAGCTGGACGGTTAAACATCGCTACAGCGACTTTCATGATCTGCACGAGAAA CTCACTGCGGAAAAGAAGATCGATAAACATCTGTTGCCACCCAAGAAGATCCTCGGGAAAAACTCCAAAAGCCTCGTCGAGAAGAGACAGAAAGAGCTTGAGGTTTATCTGCAAACCCTCCTGAGCAGTTTCCCGTCCTCGACCCCCAAAGTCCTTTCCAACTTCTTGCATTATCACTTATAT GAAATCAACGGAATTGCTGCTGGCTTGGCAGAAGAGCTGTTTCATAAGG GTGAGCAGCTGTTAGCTGCAGGTGAGGTGTTTGTACTGAGACCCCTGCAGCTGTACGCCGTCACCCAGCAGCTAAAACAAGCCAAACCCACGTGTGCCAACGGTGATGCCAAAACTGACCTCGGGCACATTCTGGACTTCACCTGCCGCCTCAAATATCTCAAG ATCCCTGGAATGAAAGGAGCGGTGGGTGCGAGTAACATTGAGGAGCAGAGCCTACCATTCGACTTGTCCATCTTTAAAGCACTTCTCCAGATTGAG ATCAGCGATTGTGATGTCGGACAGATCGAAGGTCTGCCGTATCTGAGACCCACACTGGCCACGCTCAACATTCACAGATCAGCCAGCAGTATGAAG GAAATCTTAGTACCTGAGGCATCCGAGTTTGCGCAGTGGGAGCCGGAGGGCGTCCATACGGATTGTCCCGTGACTGCGATCGTTTCGAAATGGAAGACGCTCACGACTCTCGACATGAGCCGAAACTTCATTCGCTGCATTGATGAATCAATG AAGCTGATCCCTGCGGTTGAATTTCTCGATCTCAGCCACAACGAGTTGTCTTCAGTTGAAAACCTTCAG catttatACAATTTGGTTCATCTGGACCTGTCCTTCAACAAACTCACCGTCATGGAGGGCGTTCATACTAAACTCGGGAATATCAAGACTCTGAATCTAGCTGGGAATCAGATGGAAACCCTCTCTGGACTCAGCAAACTTTACTCTTTAGTTAACTTGGATTTAAGCAGCAACAAATTAGGCCAG CTGGATGAAATTAAACACATCGCCGCTCTTCCCTGTCTCGAAAAACTCGCTTTGGCCAATAATCCCATGTGTATCATCCCAGACTACAGAACTAAAGTTTTGGCACAGTTCTGTGACCGAGCATCGGAG GTGTGTTTGGACGGCACGACCACTACAGAGAAAGAGTTTGATACTGTCGAGGTCCTGAAAGCCATTCAGAAAGCCAAAGAAGCTAAAAACCGAATGGCAAACAATGAGAAAAAG GTGAGTGACGCCCCGGGTCCGGCCGAAGGTGGGCCGCAGTCATCGTCCTCCTCTGCCTCGCCCTCCCTGTCCCGCTCCACCTGCTCCAGTCAAG ATATaacttgtaaagaaaaaaaaattgttaccaAAGAAATATTAACTCCTGTGGATTCTACATTTACCCAGAGATGCTATGATGTTTACAATACAACCTGTGATGTCGACCCGCAG GTGAAAACTGATTCCTGTTTGTCCCCTGAAGTCACCCGTGAGAGTGGCAG ctcCTGTTGTTGTGAAGATGTCTGGAAACCCTGGACCACAAGTCTTTCCAATCTCCACTTGCCTCCTTCATTACTTCTTTACAACAAAACCAACCAAGACTTCACCAACAAGCTTTCTGCTCTCATCAACCAGTCCGACAGAGAAGAGTCAACACCAAAACCACCCATCACAACTTCTTTAGAAGTTACAGACCAAGATTGTCCTCGATCTGGGGATGGATACTTCGAAATGAGTGTAGATGATAGTCAAGAAATCATGGGCTGCTCCTCATCAAATTTATCTGATGATGTAAAGAAGGACTCGGATGATGTTAATATAGTGGTTTGGTCTTTTTGCGTCAGTGTTGGAGAAGGTTTGAGTCAGCGGCCATCTTGTTTGGTGGCAACAAATGGTTCGCTGGTGGTTTTCAATGCACGGTTAGAAGAACCAGCAAGCACGTTGGAGGAGCTAATGGAGAACCTCGAGAAAGACTTGGTTGTGCTGTATTCGGACATTGTAAGCTTTCAGTTTGAAATTCCAGACGTTTGTGTCTCCTTAAAGGTTAAGTGTAGCAATACACGCTGGTTTTTCTTCGCGGACACCCAGAGTCTGAATGAGATTCACTCTTATGTTAGTCCTCAAGTGAACCAAATTAACGTTAGTGCTACCTCTAACGTAAAACTGTTTGTCCGACAGTTTATAAACTCGTGGGATTTTGAAGGAAACGAGGGCAGTGTTAAAGGCGGACACTTGATTCATTTCTTCAATTTCGATTCGAAATCTACCTCCGACAAAGTCCCAAACACCTCCGATGTTTTATCTCAGATCCGCGACAAGGACCAAACTTCCAAACCCACGATGCTCTTCATGACCTCTCGCCATTTCTGCGTTCTCAAAGTCGACTTCATCGCCCTGGCGGGTCGAGACCCCTCGGAGGCGAATGCGTTGCGTAGCTGCTCCAAAATGATCCGCATCCCTCTTTCCTACATGTTTCTCGACCCCAGACAGAGTTGCTCATGTAGGAACTCAACTTTTGGTGGTTTCCGTGGCGACCATGTCGTAGAGTTAATGGCGGGTCACGAACGCCTGACTGTCATTTTCGCCCTGCCGAAAGAGAAATTCACCTTCCTCAGAGACTTCGCCTGGCTGCGTTCCAATCTCAGAGAAATTAAGACCATCACCCTACAACGCCACTTGAGAGTTGGCAGTTGCAACGACTCCTCAATAACTAACCAAGGATATCCGAACACAAG CGTTCCTCAGGATGCAGGACGGCCTCATCTGTCCTTGTCTCTGCTGTATCCAGCCACATCTCTCATTCAGCAATTGACCGAAGACAACCAGTGTCCTTCACATCTCACGCTGTCACCGTCTTTACTCTTCCTCTCGTCTTTAAAGGGAGAACAGCTCGTTCACTTCTTCCGCGATAACATCGCAGAG GTGGAAAACGAAGAACTGAAGATGATCCTTTGGACCTCAGTGCTGTTCTACACATCTCCTGATGTGGAGACGTCCGCTTGCGCCCTGCTGTCCACAAGAGCCATCTATCTCATCCTGGATGATTCAGCAGCGATGCTCGCCAACCAATCCA TGATGTGGACCTGGCAACCATCCGAGCAGATAGACTCAGACTTCTTCATCTCCTACAACTTTACTATCAAACTGAAGGACCTTCAGAGCGTCAACGTAGGCCTGTTTGACCAGTACTTCAGAATCGTGG GTCCTACAGCCGATCAGATAATTTCATGTCTGACCCGTGATGGTTACGGTACACACCGGTTCCTTCAGCAGCTCATGATGGTTCTGTCACTGCTGGAGAAGGTTCCTTCACCCGAGCCGTCTGAGATGGACTTCTATTCACAGTTTGGAAACAAAAGCACAG GTAAAATGGAAAACTATGAACTGGTCCACTCCAGCAAAGTAAAGTTTGTGTACCCCAGCGAGGAAGAGATCGGAGACTTGACCTTCATCGTGGCGGAGAGGAAGAGCCCTCAACCTCCATCTCACTCCTTCAACATCCTTCTCTACGTGCTGGTGTTCCAGGTCCACGTCATTCCGGATCAAACCGGCAAAAACCGAAGCCTCCTCCAGCCCAAAACTCTTATTCTCACCAGCACGGATGTCTTCCTGCTGGATGAGGATCACATTAGTTATCCTCTACCCGAATTCGCAAAAGAGCCACCGCAGAGAGACAAGTACCGCTTGACGGACGCCCGACGGATCCGCGATCTGGACCGCGTGCTGATGGGCTACCAGACTTACCCGCAAGCCCTCACGCTGGTCTTCGATGATGTTCCCGGGCCCGATCTTCTGTGTCATCTCACCATGGACCATTTTGCGGAGCAGGAAGGGAGGGGTGATAGAACGCAGGGGGGAGCGGAGGGTGAGGTGCAGTGGTGTATATTCGTACCGGGAGCAGACAGCAGGGAGCGACTGATTTCTATTTTGGCTCGCCAGTGGGAGGCGTTGTGCAGTAGAGAGCTGCCGGTTGAACTCACGGGATGA
- the nisch gene encoding nischarin isoform X2 gives MDASSLLDQIAEKRVCIVGSELVDNYTVYIIEVKVGDHSWTVKHRYSDFHDLHEKLTAEKKIDKHLLPPKKILGKNSKSLVEKRQKELEVYLQTLLSSFPSSTPKVLSNFLHYHLYEINGIAAGLAEELFHKGEQLLAAGEVFVLRPLQLYAVTQQLKQAKPTCANGDAKTDLGHILDFTCRLKYLKIPGMKGAVGASNIEEQSLPFDLSIFKALLQIEISDCDVGQIEGLPYLRPTLATLNIHRSASSMKEILVPEASEFAQWEPEGVHTDCPVTAIVSKWKTLTTLDMSRNFIRCIDESMKLIPAVEFLDLSHNELSSVENLQHLYNLVHLDLSFNKLTVMEGVHTKLGNIKTLNLAGNQMETLSGLSKLYSLVNLDLSSNKLGQLDEIKHIAALPCLEKLALANNPMCIIPDYRTKVLAQFCDRASEVCLDGTTTTEKEFDTVEVLKAIQKAKEAKNRMANNEKKVSDAPGPAEGGPQSSSSSASPSLSRSTCSSQGNHFQTGLSVEFRDY, from the exons ATGGACGCGTCAAGTTTGTTAGATCAGATCGCGGAGAAACGCGTTTGCATCGTCGGGTCCGAGCTGGTGGACAATTACACG GTTTACATCATTGAAGTCAAAGTTGGAGATCACAGCTGGACGGTTAAACATCGCTACAGCGACTTTCATGATCTGCACGAGAAA CTCACTGCGGAAAAGAAGATCGATAAACATCTGTTGCCACCCAAGAAGATCCTCGGGAAAAACTCCAAAAGCCTCGTCGAGAAGAGACAGAAAGAGCTTGAGGTTTATCTGCAAACCCTCCTGAGCAGTTTCCCGTCCTCGACCCCCAAAGTCCTTTCCAACTTCTTGCATTATCACTTATAT GAAATCAACGGAATTGCTGCTGGCTTGGCAGAAGAGCTGTTTCATAAGG GTGAGCAGCTGTTAGCTGCAGGTGAGGTGTTTGTACTGAGACCCCTGCAGCTGTACGCCGTCACCCAGCAGCTAAAACAAGCCAAACCCACGTGTGCCAACGGTGATGCCAAAACTGACCTCGGGCACATTCTGGACTTCACCTGCCGCCTCAAATATCTCAAG ATCCCTGGAATGAAAGGAGCGGTGGGTGCGAGTAACATTGAGGAGCAGAGCCTACCATTCGACTTGTCCATCTTTAAAGCACTTCTCCAGATTGAG ATCAGCGATTGTGATGTCGGACAGATCGAAGGTCTGCCGTATCTGAGACCCACACTGGCCACGCTCAACATTCACAGATCAGCCAGCAGTATGAAG GAAATCTTAGTACCTGAGGCATCCGAGTTTGCGCAGTGGGAGCCGGAGGGCGTCCATACGGATTGTCCCGTGACTGCGATCGTTTCGAAATGGAAGACGCTCACGACTCTCGACATGAGCCGAAACTTCATTCGCTGCATTGATGAATCAATG AAGCTGATCCCTGCGGTTGAATTTCTCGATCTCAGCCACAACGAGTTGTCTTCAGTTGAAAACCTTCAG catttatACAATTTGGTTCATCTGGACCTGTCCTTCAACAAACTCACCGTCATGGAGGGCGTTCATACTAAACTCGGGAATATCAAGACTCTGAATCTAGCTGGGAATCAGATGGAAACCCTCTCTGGACTCAGCAAACTTTACTCTTTAGTTAACTTGGATTTAAGCAGCAACAAATTAGGCCAG CTGGATGAAATTAAACACATCGCCGCTCTTCCCTGTCTCGAAAAACTCGCTTTGGCCAATAATCCCATGTGTATCATCCCAGACTACAGAACTAAAGTTTTGGCACAGTTCTGTGACCGAGCATCGGAG GTGTGTTTGGACGGCACGACCACTACAGAGAAAGAGTTTGATACTGTCGAGGTCCTGAAAGCCATTCAGAAAGCCAAAGAAGCTAAAAACCGAATGGCAAACAATGAGAAAAAG GTGAGTGACGCCCCGGGTCCGGCCGAAGGTGGGCCGCAGTCATCGTCCTCCTCTGCCTCGCCCTCCCTGTCCCGCTCCACCTGCTCCAGTCAAGGTAATCAT TTTCAAACTGGCCTCAGTGTTGAGTTTCGTGATTATTAA
- the nisch gene encoding nischarin isoform X3: MDASSLLDQIAEKRVCIVGSELVDNYTVYIIEVKVGDHSWTVKHRYSDFHDLHEKLTAEKKIDKHLLPPKKILGKNSKSLVEKRQKELEVYLQTLLSSFPSSTPKVLSNFLHYHLYEINGIAAGLAEELFHKGEQLLAAGEVFVLRPLQLYAVTQQLKQAKPTCANGDAKTDLGHILDFTCRLKYLKIPGMKGAVGASNIEEQSLPFDLSIFKALLQIEISDCDVGQIEGLPYLRPTLATLNIHRSASSMKEILVPEASEFAQWEPEGVHTDCPVTAIVSKWKTLTTLDMSRNFIRCIDESMKLIPAVEFLDLSHNELSSVENLQHLYNLVHLDLSFNKLTVMEGVHTKLGNIKTLNLAGNQMETLSGLSKLYSLVNLDLSSNKLGQLDEIKHIAALPCLEKLALANNPMCIIPDYRTKVLAQFCDRASEVCLDGTTTTEKEFDTVEVLKAIQKAKEAKNRMANNEKKVSDAPGPAEGGPQSSSSSASPSLSRSTCSSQVSNWPQC, from the exons ATGGACGCGTCAAGTTTGTTAGATCAGATCGCGGAGAAACGCGTTTGCATCGTCGGGTCCGAGCTGGTGGACAATTACACG GTTTACATCATTGAAGTCAAAGTTGGAGATCACAGCTGGACGGTTAAACATCGCTACAGCGACTTTCATGATCTGCACGAGAAA CTCACTGCGGAAAAGAAGATCGATAAACATCTGTTGCCACCCAAGAAGATCCTCGGGAAAAACTCCAAAAGCCTCGTCGAGAAGAGACAGAAAGAGCTTGAGGTTTATCTGCAAACCCTCCTGAGCAGTTTCCCGTCCTCGACCCCCAAAGTCCTTTCCAACTTCTTGCATTATCACTTATAT GAAATCAACGGAATTGCTGCTGGCTTGGCAGAAGAGCTGTTTCATAAGG GTGAGCAGCTGTTAGCTGCAGGTGAGGTGTTTGTACTGAGACCCCTGCAGCTGTACGCCGTCACCCAGCAGCTAAAACAAGCCAAACCCACGTGTGCCAACGGTGATGCCAAAACTGACCTCGGGCACATTCTGGACTTCACCTGCCGCCTCAAATATCTCAAG ATCCCTGGAATGAAAGGAGCGGTGGGTGCGAGTAACATTGAGGAGCAGAGCCTACCATTCGACTTGTCCATCTTTAAAGCACTTCTCCAGATTGAG ATCAGCGATTGTGATGTCGGACAGATCGAAGGTCTGCCGTATCTGAGACCCACACTGGCCACGCTCAACATTCACAGATCAGCCAGCAGTATGAAG GAAATCTTAGTACCTGAGGCATCCGAGTTTGCGCAGTGGGAGCCGGAGGGCGTCCATACGGATTGTCCCGTGACTGCGATCGTTTCGAAATGGAAGACGCTCACGACTCTCGACATGAGCCGAAACTTCATTCGCTGCATTGATGAATCAATG AAGCTGATCCCTGCGGTTGAATTTCTCGATCTCAGCCACAACGAGTTGTCTTCAGTTGAAAACCTTCAG catttatACAATTTGGTTCATCTGGACCTGTCCTTCAACAAACTCACCGTCATGGAGGGCGTTCATACTAAACTCGGGAATATCAAGACTCTGAATCTAGCTGGGAATCAGATGGAAACCCTCTCTGGACTCAGCAAACTTTACTCTTTAGTTAACTTGGATTTAAGCAGCAACAAATTAGGCCAG CTGGATGAAATTAAACACATCGCCGCTCTTCCCTGTCTCGAAAAACTCGCTTTGGCCAATAATCCCATGTGTATCATCCCAGACTACAGAACTAAAGTTTTGGCACAGTTCTGTGACCGAGCATCGGAG GTGTGTTTGGACGGCACGACCACTACAGAGAAAGAGTTTGATACTGTCGAGGTCCTGAAAGCCATTCAGAAAGCCAAAGAAGCTAAAAACCGAATGGCAAACAATGAGAAAAAG GTGAGTGACGCCCCGGGTCCGGCCGAAGGTGGGCCGCAGTCATCGTCCTCCTCTGCCTCGCCCTCCCTGTCCCGCTCCACCTGCTCCAGTCAAG TTTCAAACTGGCCTCAGTGTTGA